A DNA window from Halomicrobium mukohataei DSM 12286 contains the following coding sequences:
- a CDS encoding PrkA family serine protein kinase, whose translation MTGTKESLEELSREYQDSIPADLRTTHSFDWYLDELYDHPTIARNAHQRVADMFDYYGTEYDEDAGVVEYKLASEDPINDGENTFYGRVVHEAMHEFVNKVKSGARGLGPEKRIKLLLGPVGSGKSDFDRQIRRYFEDYTLRDDGQMYTFRWTNLCDVIDDQDPADDVVRSPMNQDPIVLLPQKQRDRVIEDINEELDAPYTIRNEQSLDPASEFYMDRLLAHYDDDLESVLDNHVEIVRFVADENQRQGIETFEPKDKKNQDETELTGDVNYSKIAIYGESDPRAFDYSGAFCNANRGIFSGEELLKLQREFLYDFLHATQEQTIKPKNNPRIDIDQVIVGRTNMPEYRDKKGDEKMEAFNDRTKRIDFPYVLGYEDEARIYRKMLRNADLPDIQVEPHTLEMAGLFGVLTRIEEPDSETVDMLQKAKAYNGEIGEAEDVDVKKLREEAAETADIGEGMDGVSPRFIGDEIAEAIMDSMHRSRQFLSPLTTFNHLEGNLENHGSIPEEEFSTYYRYLELVREEYKQRAIEDVRHALAYDVDEIQRQGEKYMDHVMAYIDDDTVEDDLTGREQEPDEQFLRGVEEKLDLPEDRKDDFRQEVSNWVSRRAREGDTFNPQDNDRLRRALERKLWEDKKHNINFSALVSSGEMDDDERNEWIDALIEQGYSEEGAKEVLEFAGAEVAKSEMEE comes from the coding sequence ATGACAGGCACCAAAGAATCACTCGAGGAGTTGAGCAGAGAGTACCAGGATTCCATTCCGGCGGATCTCCGGACGACTCACTCGTTCGACTGGTACCTCGACGAGCTGTACGACCACCCCACGATCGCCCGCAACGCCCACCAGCGCGTCGCCGACATGTTCGACTACTACGGCACCGAGTACGACGAAGATGCCGGCGTCGTCGAGTACAAGCTCGCCTCCGAAGACCCGATCAACGACGGCGAGAACACCTTCTACGGACGCGTCGTCCACGAGGCGATGCACGAGTTCGTCAACAAGGTCAAGTCGGGGGCACGCGGGCTGGGGCCGGAGAAGCGCATCAAGCTGCTGCTGGGACCGGTCGGCTCCGGGAAGTCCGACTTCGACCGACAGATCCGCCGGTACTTCGAGGACTACACGCTCCGTGACGACGGCCAGATGTACACGTTCCGGTGGACGAACCTCTGTGACGTGATCGACGATCAGGACCCGGCCGACGACGTGGTCCGATCGCCGATGAACCAGGACCCCATCGTCCTGCTGCCACAGAAACAGCGCGACCGCGTCATCGAGGACATCAACGAGGAGCTGGACGCTCCCTACACGATCCGAAACGAGCAGTCTCTCGATCCGGCCAGCGAGTTCTACATGGATCGGCTGCTCGCCCACTACGACGACGACCTCGAATCGGTGCTCGACAACCACGTCGAGATCGTCCGCTTCGTCGCCGACGAGAACCAGCGTCAGGGGATCGAGACGTTCGAACCCAAAGACAAGAAAAACCAGGACGAGACCGAGCTGACCGGGGACGTGAACTACTCGAAGATCGCGATCTACGGCGAGAGCGACCCGCGGGCGTTCGACTACTCCGGGGCGTTCTGTAACGCCAACCGCGGTATCTTCTCCGGCGAGGAGCTGTTGAAGCTCCAGCGAGAGTTCCTCTACGACTTCCTGCACGCGACCCAGGAACAGACGATCAAGCCCAAGAACAACCCTCGCATCGACATCGACCAGGTGATCGTCGGCCGGACGAACATGCCCGAGTACCGGGACAAGAAGGGCGACGAGAAGATGGAGGCGTTCAACGACCGCACCAAGCGCATCGACTTCCCGTACGTGCTGGGCTACGAGGACGAGGCCAGGATCTACCGGAAGATGCTGCGCAACGCCGACCTGCCGGACATCCAGGTCGAGCCCCACACCCTGGAGATGGCCGGCCTGTTCGGCGTCCTCACCCGGATCGAGGAACCCGACTCCGAGACCGTCGACATGCTCCAGAAGGCCAAAGCCTACAACGGCGAGATCGGCGAAGCCGAGGACGTGGACGTGAAGAAACTGCGCGAGGAGGCCGCCGAGACGGCCGACATCGGCGAGGGGATGGACGGCGTCTCGCCGCGGTTCATCGGCGACGAGATCGCCGAGGCGATCATGGACTCGATGCACCGCAGCCGGCAGTTCCTCTCGCCGCTGACGACGTTCAACCACCTCGAAGGGAACCTGGAGAACCACGGATCGATCCCCGAAGAGGAGTTCTCGACGTACTACCGCTACCTCGAACTCGTCCGCGAGGAGTACAAGCAGCGAGCCATCGAGGACGTACGCCACGCGCTGGCCTACGACGTCGACGAGATCCAGCGCCAGGGCGAGAAGTACATGGATCACGTCATGGCCTACATCGACGACGACACCGTCGAGGACGATCTCACCGGCCGCGAGCAGGAGCCAGACGAGCAGTTCCTGCGCGGCGTCGAGGAGAAACTCGACCTGCCCGAAGACCGCAAGGACGACTTCCGGCAGGAAGTGAGCAACTGGGTCTCACGGCGCGCACGCGAAGGGGATACGTTCAACCCGCAGGACAACGACCGCCTGCGCCGCGCCCTGGAGCGCAAGCTCTGGGAGGACAAGAAACACAACATCAACTTCTCCGCGCTGGTCTCCAGCGGCGAGATGGACGACGACGAGCGCAACGAGTGGATCGACGCGCTGATCGAGCAGGGCTACTCCGAGGAAGGGGCCAAGGAGGTGCTGGAGTTCGCCGGTGCGGAGGTCGCCAAAAGCGAGATGGAAGAGTGA
- a CDS encoding DUF5820 family protein, with protein MGLDALNPAWERWNEERGRIVLAYRPDVFDGGSLPAACLPTIYVTRGKRGRRPGGERVGHDWFVTLYLEPDVDCGTDRYDDRAAAIDAAVSLADDFDAGRIDYRDEYQVPREGYFRALDEVVGPTDE; from the coding sequence ATGGGACTCGACGCGCTGAATCCGGCCTGGGAACGCTGGAACGAGGAGCGAGGGCGGATCGTGCTCGCGTACCGGCCGGACGTGTTCGACGGAGGGTCGTTGCCGGCGGCGTGTCTGCCGACGATCTACGTGACGCGTGGTAAACGGGGCCGTCGCCCCGGTGGCGAACGCGTCGGCCACGACTGGTTCGTCACGCTGTACCTCGAACCCGACGTCGACTGTGGCACCGATCGGTACGACGATCGGGCGGCGGCGATCGACGCCGCGGTGTCGCTCGCAGACGACTTCGACGCCGGCCGGATCGACTACAGAGACGAGTATCAGGTGCCCCGCGAGGGGTACTTTCGGGCGCTCGACGAAGTGGTCGGCCCGACAGACGAGTGA